Proteins encoded by one window of Lycium barbarum isolate Lr01 chromosome 11, ASM1917538v2, whole genome shotgun sequence:
- the LOC132617109 gene encoding uncharacterized protein LOC132617109 yields the protein MSSTSRAWVTAVSLGVVETLKDQGVCRWNHTIRAVHQHAKNNLRSYSQAKKLSSQSSSLVSTNKLELKEKVKKSEESFRKVMYLSCWGPN from the coding sequence ATGAGTTCAACAAGCAGGGCATGGGTTACAGCAGTGAGCTTGGGAGTAGTAGAGACACTAAAAGATCAAGGAGTTTGTAGGTGGAACCACACCATCAGAGCCGTACATCAACACGCCAAGAACAATCTACGGTCATATTCACAAGCCAAGAAGCTCTCTTCTCAATCTTCTTCATTGGTTTCTACAAACAAATTAGAATTGAAGGAGAAGGTGAAGAAATCTGAAGAGTCTTTTAGGAAAGTTATGTATTTGAGCTGTTGGGGTCCCAATTGA
- the LOC132618462 gene encoding uncharacterized protein LOC132618462: protein MSSSRRAWIVAASVGAVEALKDQVGLCRWNYPLRSLAQHTKNNIRSYSQAKKLSSSSLIARSDKAKQSEESLRTVMYLSCWGPN, encoded by the coding sequence ATGAGTTCAAGCAGGAGAGCGTGGATAGTGGCAGCCAGTGTTGGAGCAGTTGAAGCCTTAAAAGATCAAGTTGGATTGTGTAGATGGAATTACCCATTGAggtctttggcacaacacacaaagAATAACATCAGATCTTACTCTCAAGCTAAGaaactttcttcttcttcacttaTTGCAAGGAGCGACAAGGCAAAACAATCTGAAGAGTCTTTGAGGACAGTTATGTACTTGAGCTGTTGGGGTCCCAATTGA